The following proteins come from a genomic window of Limosilactobacillus reuteri:
- a CDS encoding helix-turn-helix domain-containing protein, whose amino-acid sequence MGRKSKYSAEEKLLILNEVLRNGIHKVITKYKISQKTIRRWSLLYKYQGMPGLQTSHHNQSYSKEFKNSLVEQYQQTDEALDLFAIKHGLRSQRQLEQWIIRYNESNLKAYTPRKRDSKMSGRKTDFEERLTIIEELIKHDVNYNWAVEKYHISYQQVYGWYQKYRKSGNDPESLRDRRGKAKPEEKWTEVDRLKAENRLLRAQLEKQEMEIAFAKKLTEIRNREVEKDSGTKPSKN is encoded by the coding sequence GCAGAGGAAAAACTCTTAATCCTCAATGAAGTTTTACGAAATGGAATCCATAAGGTAATAACTAAGTACAAGATTAGCCAAAAAACTATCAGGCGGTGGAGTCTTCTATACAAGTATCAGGGAATGCCAGGACTTCAAACAAGTCATCATAATCAAAGCTACTCTAAAGAATTTAAAAACTCATTGGTTGAACAATATCAACAAACAGATGAGGCATTAGATTTATTTGCGATAAAACACGGTTTACGATCTCAAAGGCAACTAGAACAATGGATTATCCGGTATAATGAATCTAACTTAAAGGCCTATACGCCAAGAAAGCGAGATTCAAAAATGAGTGGACGAAAGACTGACTTTGAAGAACGACTTACTATCATTGAAGAGTTGATTAAGCATGATGTGAACTACAATTGGGCAGTTGAAAAGTACCATATTAGTTACCAACAAGTTTATGGCTGGTATCAAAAGTATCGCAAAAGCGGTAATGACCCAGAATCACTTCGTGATCGCCGAGGCAAAGCTAAGCCAGAAGAGAAGTGGACGGAAGTTGACCGACTCAAGGCAGAAAATCGCTTATTAAGGGCTCAGCTAGAAAAGCAAGAGATGGAGATTGCGTTCGCAAAAAAATTAACAGAAATACGCAATCGGGAGGTGGAAAAGGACTCCGGTACCAAGCCATCAAAGAACTAA
- a CDS encoding IS3 family transposase yields MNRNTQSGGGKGLRYQAIKELNQENGWSISQLCKIADSSRDGYYKWLNRKPSRYHNEQAELLEAIVELEEEHNWTLGYLAMTTQLSFENRLSFTAGLKRITNCMRKHGIRANIRKKKRNRIQRHEEYINDNLLQGQFDRETKNEVWVTDTTEVAYGEHTLHKVRVHVILDLYGRYALSYNISDTETSSAVIETFNRAFTVEPDAQPMVHTDRGSAYCSSMFNDYLASKNCIHSMSHPGHPWENSPIERWWNDFKLIWINKHNRPKTLAELEQFVKGAIEYFNTKRAYTSKNGLTAEQFRNQAS; encoded by the coding sequence ATTAACAGAAATACGCAATCGGGAGGTGGAAAAGGACTCCGGTACCAAGCCATCAAAGAACTAAATCAAGAAAATGGATGGTCAATTAGCCAGTTGTGTAAAATAGCTGATTCTTCGCGAGATGGTTATTACAAATGGCTCAATCGAAAGCCAAGTCGATATCATAATGAGCAAGCAGAGTTACTTGAAGCGATTGTAGAGTTAGAAGAAGAACATAATTGGACGCTGGGATATTTAGCGATGACTACACAGTTAAGCTTTGAAAACCGTTTAAGCTTTACCGCTGGATTAAAACGAATAACTAATTGCATGCGTAAGCATGGAATTAGAGCAAATATTAGGAAGAAGAAGCGCAATCGAATTCAACGCCATGAAGAATACATCAATGACAACTTATTGCAGGGACAATTCGACCGTGAAACTAAAAATGAAGTGTGGGTTACCGACACAACGGAAGTTGCCTACGGCGAACACACACTTCATAAAGTACGAGTACACGTTATTTTAGATTTATATGGTCGTTACGCTTTAAGCTACAATATTTCAGACACAGAAACTTCATCAGCAGTAATTGAAACCTTTAATCGTGCTTTTACGGTTGAACCTGATGCGCAACCAATGGTCCATACTGACCGCGGATCAGCTTACTGCTCAAGTATGTTCAACGACTACTTAGCCTCTAAAAATTGTATTCATAGTATGTCACACCCCGGTCATCCTTGGGAAAACTCCCCCATAGAGCGTTGGTGGAATGACTTCAAGCTAATCTGGATTAACAAACATAATCGTCCTAAGACGCTAGCAGAGCTAGAACAGTTCGTCAAAGGAGCCATTGAATACTTTAATACCAAACGCGCTTACACAAGCAAAAACGGCTTGACCGCGGAACAATTCCGCAATCAAGCCTCCTAA